From one Rhodopirellula islandica genomic stretch:
- a CDS encoding c-type heme family protein: MKRMPLRLSGVTFLLVACLSTHALAQSVTSATLAAPDITVAEVTQGQGRTGRSIDAVPALTVDEARARAMILHETLHGSLQVMHRDFFREDEGLSIPSRSLEDVFAELERTYGIELRWMAVDLKAMNIDNEPESKFEQEAVGVLRSGKNTHEAAADGVYRFAGKIRLSATCLSCHASRRSNNDDRAAGLVISIPLNRSDRTHDAAAAPAVGVSNGR, encoded by the coding sequence ATGAAACGAATGCCATTGCGACTGTCCGGGGTCACCTTCCTTTTGGTCGCCTGCCTTTCCACGCACGCACTTGCTCAGTCCGTCACTTCGGCAACCCTGGCAGCGCCGGACATCACTGTCGCTGAGGTGACACAAGGGCAGGGGCGAACGGGTCGCAGCATCGACGCAGTCCCTGCCCTGACCGTTGACGAGGCGCGGGCGCGAGCCATGATTCTTCATGAAACGTTGCATGGCTCGTTGCAGGTCATGCACCGTGACTTCTTTCGCGAAGATGAGGGTTTGAGCATCCCATCGAGGTCGCTGGAAGATGTGTTCGCGGAATTGGAGCGAACCTACGGGATTGAGCTCCGCTGGATGGCCGTGGACTTGAAAGCGATGAACATTGACAACGAACCAGAATCAAAGTTTGAGCAGGAAGCCGTTGGTGTGCTGCGTTCGGGGAAGAATACGCACGAAGCTGCCGCTGACGGCGTGTACCGGTTTGCTGGCAAGATTCGGCTGTCGGCGACCTGTCTGAGTTGCCATGCATCGAGAAGGTCCAACAACGACGATCGAGCTGCGGGCTTGGTGATTTCGATTCCTCTGAATCGTTCCGATCGCACTCATGATGCCGCAGCGGCGCCCGCGGTTGGCGTTTCAAACGGGCGGTAG